A single genomic interval of Cellvibrio sp. PSBB023 harbors:
- a CDS encoding DUF3309 family protein gives MSLGTILLIIIVLMLVGAIPSWPHSRAWGYGPSGGLGLVLLIVLVLVLMGRL, from the coding sequence ATGAGCTTGGGAACCATTTTATTAATTATTATTGTGCTGATGCTGGTTGGCGCCATCCCCAGTTGGCCACACAGCCGCGCCTGGGGCTATGGCCCGAGTGGCGGCTTGGGGCTGGTATTGTTAATTGTCTTAGTGCTGGTGTTGATGGGACGCTTGTAA
- a CDS encoding BON domain-containing protein encodes MKSPLQSYVFAGLLGTILVVSFSGCEKSQGVVDSQQSIADSSQSSIGASQEAFDLQLAAKVDDAITAEESLGDYDITVLVTNGVVRLTGEIETRAEHDQVVKVTRAVDGVDRINDQLRIKQ; translated from the coding sequence ATGAAATCCCCACTCCAATCCTATGTCTTTGCAGGGCTGCTAGGCACCATATTAGTGGTGAGTTTTAGTGGCTGTGAAAAATCGCAGGGGGTCGTTGATTCGCAACAGTCAATTGCCGATTCCAGTCAGTCCAGTATCGGTGCTTCCCAGGAAGCATTTGACTTGCAATTAGCGGCCAAGGTAGATGATGCCATTACCGCTGAAGAGTCGCTGGGAGACTATGATATTACGGTACTGGTAACCAATGGTGTTGTTCGCTTAACCGGTGAAATTGAAACCCGTGCGGAACATGACCAAGTGGTAAAAGTTACCCGTGCTGTAGACGGTGTTGATCGTATTAATGATCAATTGCGCATCAAGCAATAA
- a CDS encoding PRC-barrel domain-containing protein — MNYESRDTYGMYKNANGNGPGPSLMGADTLVGNDVYNCQHEDIGDIKEIMLDMNSGKVCYAVLSFGSFLGMGEKLFAVPWGALKLDTENKRFILDIDKERLKDAPGFDKDNWPDMADNRWSNDIHSYYRTKSYEQTQRNFE; from the coding sequence ATGAACTACGAAAGTCGCGATACTTATGGAATGTATAAAAACGCTAATGGCAATGGCCCCGGCCCCAGCTTGATGGGAGCGGATACATTAGTCGGCAATGATGTTTACAACTGCCAGCATGAAGATATTGGTGATATTAAAGAAATTATGCTGGACATGAATAGCGGCAAAGTTTGTTATGCCGTTTTATCGTTCGGCTCATTTTTAGGTATGGGAGAAAAGTTATTTGCGGTGCCCTGGGGCGCATTAAAACTGGATACTGAAAACAAGCGTTTTATATTGGATATCGACAAAGAGCGACTGAAAGACGCACCGGGTTTTGATAAGGATAATTGGCCAGACATGGCTGACAATCGCTGGTCTAATGACATCCACAGCTACTATCGCACCAAATCCTATGAGCAAACACAGCGCAACTTTGAATAG
- a CDS encoding bacterioferritin yields the protein MKTIHSNNESEHLRDQAIINLEQGALTPGYSANVAEVIYYLNESLATELVCVLRYRANYFMARGIHAKGIAQEFLIHASEELLHVDMLASRIVQLGGEPDFSPDGLNNRSHVEYTAVISLVDMIRENLIAERIAIDSYRDFIHYLKEDDPTTSRMLKEILAMEEAHADELADWLEDFPTATVSELVIN from the coding sequence ATGAAAACTATTCACAGCAACAATGAGTCGGAACATCTACGTGATCAAGCCATCATTAATTTGGAACAGGGAGCACTTACACCCGGTTATTCCGCCAATGTGGCGGAGGTTATCTATTATTTGAATGAATCGCTGGCGACGGAGTTGGTGTGCGTATTACGTTACCGCGCCAACTATTTTATGGCGCGCGGTATTCACGCCAAAGGCATAGCGCAGGAATTTTTAATTCACGCCAGTGAAGAACTCCTGCATGTGGATATGCTGGCATCGCGTATCGTGCAGTTAGGGGGCGAACCTGATTTTTCACCCGATGGGTTAAATAATCGCAGCCATGTTGAATACACGGCAGTGATATCGCTAGTAGATATGATCCGCGAAAACTTAATTGCTGAACGTATTGCTATCGATAGCTATCGCGATTTTATTCATTATCTGAAAGAGGATGACCCCACCACCAGCCGCATGCTCAAGGAAATACTGGCCATGGAAGAAGCCCATGCCGATGAGCTTGCAGATTGGTTGGAAGATTTTCCCACCGCCACAGTCAGTGAGTTAGTGATTAATTAA
- a CDS encoding Crp/Fnr family transcriptional regulator codes for MTCPLETPANNTHALSGNRLIDGLSATLRAQLLSHCKTVELTFGDTLCEPQEIIRYAYFPLTGFISLLTLLDNHQPLEMCLIGNEGMMGSSLALGIASAPMRALVQGSGRALRINAVQLHIELRASAELRAQLHRYVYVVLEQLAKTAACIHFHEVAQRLARWLLMTHDRTHSDTLHLTQEFLADMLGVRRSSITVAAGVLQNDHLIHYSRGEIIILDRLGLEQVACECYQALKRDYELVFA; via the coding sequence ATGACATGTCCCCTGGAAACACCTGCCAATAACACCCATGCATTAAGTGGCAATCGTTTGATTGACGGGTTATCGGCCACATTACGCGCGCAATTGCTCAGCCATTGCAAAACGGTTGAACTCACTTTTGGCGATACACTCTGCGAGCCACAAGAAATTATTCGCTATGCTTATTTTCCCCTTACGGGTTTTATTTCACTCTTGACGCTGTTGGACAATCACCAGCCACTGGAAATGTGTTTAATTGGTAATGAAGGGATGATGGGGTCAAGCCTTGCATTGGGTATTGCGTCCGCGCCCATGCGCGCACTGGTACAAGGTTCTGGCCGCGCCTTACGTATTAATGCTGTGCAATTGCACATTGAATTGCGTGCATCGGCTGAATTGCGCGCTCAGTTGCATCGCTATGTGTATGTAGTGCTGGAACAATTAGCCAAGACAGCAGCCTGTATTCATTTTCATGAAGTTGCGCAACGACTCGCGCGCTGGCTACTCATGACACATGATCGCACCCATAGCGATACGCTCCATCTCACCCAGGAGTTTCTTGCCGATATGCTGGGTGTGAGGCGCAGCAGTATTACTGTAGCTGCAGGAGTGTTGCAAAATGACCATTTAATTCACTACAGCCGTGGTGAAATTATTATTTTAGATCGGCTTGGTCTGGAACAGGTTGCCTGTGAATGCTATCAGGCACTTAAACGGGATTATGAGTTGGTTTTTGCCTGA
- a CDS encoding GGDEF domain-containing response regulator, producing MTMSPTTLLLIENDPIDATQIQDALVNEAGLFRVVWVTSLAAALDYLTNNTADIILLDLALPDSAGLDAFDKILAEVPTALILVLSSGADEALMHETLKRGAQDYVAKGHIDAHWLPRALNYIVERKVSRLALSESNKRFRAMSDASPLGIFVSDVQGDCIYTNTAYHRISGLTLEQTLGTNWTAAIHPDDRTAAINEWVVAVKNHQPFLMEVRFLRSDNSIVWTRLNAAMIDSGDTKNPQGYIQTVEDISDRKAIEIILRVSEDELFDQRERAQVTLNSIGDAVLTTNLTGNINYLNRVAETMTGWPIKEAMGLPLEEVFTVIDEYSRQAPPNPVRRALKANKTVKLPTNCLLVRRDGSEIPIEDSIAPIRDRHSEISGAVIVFHDVSDARAMAKKMMHMAQHDVLTGLANRTLLAERLTRALGLAKRKQKKIGLLFIDIDNFKHINDSRGHAVGDRLLQIIARRLEAVVRSTDTVCRQGGDEFVVLLTEIEHSQDAAQVAEKMISTFAVEQLVNEQPINVTLSIGISLYPNDGTDVNALFQHADTAMYRAKLRGRNNFMFYSNAVDLPDSTLEAANPQRPQAKTNS from the coding sequence ATGACTATGTCGCCGACAACATTATTACTAATTGAAAATGATCCTATTGACGCTACGCAGATACAAGATGCCTTGGTGAATGAGGCTGGTTTGTTTCGGGTGGTGTGGGTGACATCGCTGGCGGCGGCACTGGATTATTTAACCAATAATACTGCCGACATTATTTTGCTGGATCTGGCCCTGCCGGACAGTGCCGGCCTTGATGCTTTTGATAAAATTCTGGCCGAGGTTCCCACCGCCCTGATTTTGGTGCTGAGTTCTGGCGCCGATGAAGCCTTGATGCACGAAACCCTGAAACGCGGCGCACAGGATTATGTTGCCAAAGGCCATATAGATGCACATTGGTTGCCGCGCGCGTTGAATTATATTGTGGAGCGCAAGGTATCACGCCTGGCATTGAGTGAAAGCAATAAACGCTTTCGCGCGATGAGCGATGCATCGCCATTGGGTATTTTTGTGTCCGATGTACAGGGCGATTGTATTTACACCAATACCGCGTATCACCGTATTTCGGGCCTGACTTTGGAGCAAACCCTGGGGACTAATTGGACGGCCGCTATCCACCCGGATGATCGTACTGCTGCTATCAATGAATGGGTAGTCGCCGTAAAAAACCATCAACCTTTTTTAATGGAAGTGCGTTTTTTACGCAGTGACAATAGCATTGTATGGACACGCCTCAATGCCGCCATGATCGACAGTGGTGACACAAAAAATCCGCAGGGTTATATACAAACAGTTGAAGATATCAGTGATCGCAAAGCCATTGAAATTATTTTGCGTGTTTCTGAAGATGAATTGTTTGACCAGCGCGAACGCGCGCAGGTGACCTTAAACTCCATAGGCGATGCGGTGCTTACCACCAACCTCACGGGCAACATTAATTACCTCAATCGTGTTGCCGAAACCATGACCGGGTGGCCAATAAAAGAAGCAATGGGGTTGCCATTGGAAGAGGTTTTTACCGTGATAGATGAGTATAGTCGCCAAGCGCCACCCAATCCGGTGCGGCGTGCATTAAAGGCCAATAAAACGGTGAAGCTACCCACCAATTGTTTGCTGGTGCGACGCGACGGCAGTGAAATTCCCATCGAAGATTCTATCGCTCCCATTCGCGATCGCCACAGTGAGATCAGTGGTGCGGTAATTGTATTTCACGATGTGAGCGACGCCCGTGCCATGGCCAAAAAAATGATGCACATGGCCCAGCACGATGTATTGACCGGGCTTGCCAATCGCACCCTGTTAGCCGAGCGACTGACGCGCGCTCTGGGCTTGGCTAAACGCAAGCAGAAAAAAATCGGGTTGCTGTTTATCGATATCGATAATTTTAAACACATTAATGATAGTCGTGGCCACGCGGTGGGCGACCGGTTGCTACAAATTATTGCGCGGCGCCTGGAAGCCGTAGTGCGCAGTACCGATACGGTTTGTCGGCAAGGTGGCGATGAATTTGTGGTGCTGCTCACCGAAATTGAACACAGCCAGGACGCTGCACAGGTAGCAGAAAAAATGATTTCCACATTTGCAGTTGAGCAACTGGTGAATGAACAGCCGATCAATGTGACACTCAGTATCGGCATCAGTCTTTATCCCAATGATGGAACAGATGTGAATGCATTATTTCAACACGCTGATACAGCAATGTATCGCGCCAAACTGCGCGGGCGAAACAATTTCATGTTTTACAGCAACGCAGTTGATTTACCCGATAGCACTCTGGAGGCGGCTAACCCCCAGCGGCCTCAGGCAAAAACCAACTCATAA
- a CDS encoding Fic family protein, whose protein sequence is MELEHLRRLQLRGSTPALLFLQLKRIFHMLESLGSARIEGNHTTLADYVESKLDGANEHSDHLREMENIELAMAFVEESIEKDTNLTEHFIRQLHAMTVDNLEREGDRTPGVYRAGSVRISQSEHMPPDAVQVPSYMQELVAFINEPHAPKYDLIKVALAHHRFGWIHPFGNGNGRVVRLLTYALLIKYGFNVQAGGRVLNPTAVFCNDRDKYYSMLARADSGSPEGQEAWCTYVLTGILDELKKVDQLTDFAYLRNKILTPALAYAKQRALITAQEESILHIAAKMGIAKAGDLAEAMPHLTATQRTYQIKKLVERKMLQPVSDGARQYTFGFSNNYLMRGVIRALSAEGFIPETLNEKKNSS, encoded by the coding sequence ATGGAACTTGAGCATTTGCGCCGTTTACAGTTGCGCGGCTCTACACCCGCCCTTTTGTTTTTACAGCTTAAGCGCATCTTTCATATGCTGGAGAGTTTGGGTTCTGCCCGTATTGAGGGCAACCACACGACCCTAGCCGATTATGTTGAAAGTAAGCTGGACGGTGCCAATGAGCACTCGGATCATTTACGTGAAATGGAAAACATTGAGCTGGCGATGGCATTTGTAGAGGAATCCATCGAAAAAGACACCAATTTAACTGAACACTTTATTCGCCAGTTACATGCCATGACGGTAGATAACTTGGAGCGAGAAGGTGATCGTACCCCTGGTGTCTACCGCGCGGGCTCTGTGCGCATATCACAGTCAGAGCATATGCCACCAGATGCAGTACAAGTACCATCCTATATGCAGGAATTAGTGGCATTTATAAATGAGCCGCATGCACCTAAATATGACCTGATTAAAGTGGCTCTGGCTCATCATCGTTTCGGTTGGATTCACCCCTTCGGTAATGGTAATGGCCGCGTGGTGCGACTGCTTACTTATGCCTTGCTGATTAAGTATGGTTTTAATGTGCAAGCTGGTGGGCGTGTGCTGAATCCGACTGCTGTATTTTGCAATGATAGGGATAAGTATTATTCCATGCTTGCTCGTGCTGATTCAGGTTCACCAGAGGGGCAAGAGGCTTGGTGTACCTATGTATTAACGGGTATTTTAGATGAGCTGAAAAAGGTTGATCAGCTAACTGATTTTGCTTATTTGCGTAACAAAATTCTCACACCTGCATTGGCTTATGCAAAACAACGCGCGCTTATTACCGCGCAAGAGGAAAGCATATTGCACATAGCGGCCAAAATGGGCATTGCAAAAGCGGGTGATTTGGCAGAAGCAATGCCACATTTGACTGCGACTCAGCGTACGTATCAAATTAAAAAGTTAGTTGAGCGGAAAATGCTACAACCTGTAAGCGATGGTGCTCGTCAATATACTTTCGGTTTCAGTAATAACTACTTAATGCGTGGTGTCATCAGAGCCTTGTCTGCTGAAGGTTTTATTCCAGAAACCCTAAATGAAAAAAAAAATAGCAGTTAA